The following are from one region of the Pectobacterium actinidiae genome:
- the galM gene encoding galactose-1-epimerase, with amino-acid sequence MLNESLSALAPDGQPFQLTTLQNQAGMRVCLMDWGATWLSCELPLPEGEVREVLLGCASPEQYPQQSAYLGASIGRYANRIAKATFSRETETFHLVPNQNEHQLHGGPEGFHARRWRIVSQDAAQVTYQLHSPDGDQGYPGHLNVQVTYALTEHNSLEISYQATVEKACPVCLTNHAYFNLDGDLSDVRKHQLQLFADYYLPVNSSGIPNADLTPVNATGMDFRQPKTLEEDFLRDSDQMAVGGYDHAYLLHRTCGSSESPAANLWSSDGRVLMSVFTSAPALQLYSGNFLAGTPSRDGGQYENYAGVALESEFLPDSPNHPHWPQPDCWLKPGKVYRSDTTYQFLIQ; translated from the coding sequence ATGTTGAATGAAAGTCTTAGCGCGCTGGCACCAGATGGCCAGCCGTTTCAATTAACGACCTTGCAGAATCAGGCAGGTATGCGCGTGTGTCTGATGGATTGGGGCGCAACCTGGCTTTCATGTGAACTCCCGCTACCTGAGGGTGAAGTACGGGAAGTCCTGCTAGGCTGTGCCTCGCCCGAGCAATATCCGCAACAAAGCGCTTATCTCGGCGCATCGATTGGCCGCTATGCCAACCGCATAGCCAAAGCCACATTCAGTCGAGAAACCGAAACGTTCCATCTGGTTCCAAATCAGAATGAACACCAGTTGCACGGCGGCCCGGAAGGCTTTCATGCCCGCCGCTGGCGGATCGTCAGTCAGGATGCCGCGCAGGTGACTTACCAACTGCACTCACCGGATGGCGACCAAGGATATCCAGGCCACCTTAACGTACAGGTGACGTACGCGCTGACCGAACATAATTCGCTGGAAATCTCGTATCAGGCAACCGTAGAAAAAGCCTGCCCCGTTTGTCTGACTAACCACGCGTATTTCAACCTTGATGGCGATCTGTCTGACGTACGTAAACACCAATTGCAACTTTTTGCCGACTATTATTTACCGGTCAACAGTTCAGGGATCCCCAACGCCGACCTGACACCGGTAAACGCGACCGGAATGGATTTCCGCCAGCCAAAGACGCTGGAAGAAGATTTCCTGCGCGATAGCGATCAAATGGCGGTCGGCGGCTACGATCATGCTTATTTATTGCATCGCACCTGTGGCTCTAGCGAAAGCCCAGCCGCCAATTTATGGTCATCCGATGGCCGCGTGCTGATGAGTGTCTTCACCAGCGCCCCCGCTTTACAGCTCTATAGTGGCAACTTTCTGGCCGGAACGCCTTCACGAGATGGTGGTCAGTATGAAAACTATGCCGGTGTCGCACTGGAAAGCGAATTCCTGCCGGACAGCCCAAATCACCCACACTGGCCGCAGCCCGACTGCTGGCTAAAACCTGGGAAAGTCTACCGTTCGGACACCACGTACCAGTTCCTCATCCAGTAA
- the galE gene encoding UDP-glucose 4-epimerase GalE, with amino-acid sequence MNVLVTGGSGYIGSHTCVQLLAAGHTPVILDNLCNSKASVVKTITRLTDKAPVFYQGDIRDSALLEDIFATHSIDSVIHFAGLKAVGESVREPLSYYDNNVYGTLVLVEAMKKAGVKNLIFSSSATVYGDQPHTPYQESFPTGHPASPYGRSKLMVEQILQDLQHAEPEWSITLLRYFNPVGAHPSGEMGEDPQGVPNNLMPYIAQVAVGRRDSLAIFGNDYPTADGTGVRDYIHVVDLADGHIAAMNTLQNRAGVHIYNLGAGVGYSVLQVVEAFSQACGKPLAYHFAPRRQGDLPAYWADAERAARDLNWRVTRSLQEMAQDTWRWQSNHPNGYDEA; translated from the coding sequence ATGAACGTTCTTGTTACAGGTGGTAGCGGTTACATAGGAAGCCATACTTGCGTACAATTACTGGCTGCCGGGCACACTCCCGTTATTCTCGATAACTTATGCAACAGCAAGGCTAGCGTCGTTAAAACTATTACACGCTTAACCGATAAGGCACCCGTCTTTTATCAGGGCGATATTCGCGATAGCGCGCTGCTGGAAGACATTTTCGCTACACATTCCATTGATTCCGTCATCCACTTTGCTGGCTTAAAAGCCGTGGGTGAATCGGTGCGTGAACCACTGAGTTACTATGACAATAACGTCTACGGTACGCTCGTACTGGTAGAGGCGATGAAGAAAGCTGGCGTGAAAAACCTGATTTTTAGCTCATCTGCCACCGTCTATGGCGATCAACCTCACACCCCTTATCAGGAAAGTTTCCCCACAGGGCACCCTGCCAGCCCTTATGGCCGCAGCAAGCTGATGGTCGAGCAAATCCTGCAAGATTTACAGCATGCGGAACCGGAATGGAGTATTACGCTGTTGCGGTATTTCAACCCAGTTGGTGCCCACCCATCGGGTGAGATGGGCGAAGATCCGCAAGGTGTACCCAATAATCTGATGCCTTACATTGCTCAGGTGGCGGTAGGCCGTCGCGACTCACTGGCGATCTTCGGTAATGACTACCCTACCGCTGATGGGACTGGCGTACGAGACTACATCCACGTCGTCGATCTGGCTGACGGTCATATCGCCGCCATGAACACGCTGCAAAATCGTGCTGGCGTGCATATTTACAATCTGGGCGCAGGCGTAGGCTACAGTGTATTACAGGTCGTCGAAGCTTTTAGTCAGGCCTGTGGCAAGCCACTGGCTTACCATTTTGCCCCGCGCCGTCAGGGCGATCTGCCTGCTTATTGGGCAGATGCCGAGCGTGCAGCGAGAGATCTTAACTGGCGAGTCACACGCTCACTGCAAGAAATGGCACAGGACACCTGGCGCTGGCAATCCAACCACCCCAATGGGTACGACGAAGCGTGA
- the modF gene encoding molybdate ABC transporter ATP-binding protein ModF, with protein MSLLKITQGLFRLSDTRMLRLDELTLEKNQCWAFVGANGSGKSALARSLSGELPLLSGERTTGFQRPVRLSFEQLQKLVSDEWQRNNTDLLSEGEDDTGRTTAEVIQDSLNDAARCQQLAHQFGIAHLLERRFKYLSTGETRKAMLCQALMPQPDLLILDEPFDGLDVASRQQLADELRKLADTGYTLVLILNRFDDIPDFINHVGVLADCTLTRIGERETILSEALVAQLAFSEKLSGSSLPEPEDPQRYMTLPANEARIRLRNGVVQYNDRPILHELTWEVLPGQHWQIVGPNGAGKSTLLSLITGDHPQGYSNDLTLFGRKRGSGETIWDIKRHIGYVSSSFHLDYRVSTSVRNVILSGFFDSIGIYQAVSDRHRHLTEQWLTLLGLNGAIADTPFQSLSWGQQRLTLIARALVKHPALLILDEPLQGLDPLNRQLVRRWLDILIGEGETQLLFVSHHAEDAPECITHRLTFVPHNDIYRYQIEVLCK; from the coding sequence ATGTCATTGTTAAAAATCACTCAGGGATTGTTTCGTCTCAGCGACACCCGCATGTTGCGTCTGGACGAACTGACGCTCGAAAAAAACCAGTGCTGGGCCTTTGTCGGAGCCAACGGAAGTGGTAAATCTGCACTGGCGCGATCGCTATCCGGCGAACTGCCGCTATTGAGTGGTGAACGAACAACAGGATTCCAACGCCCCGTTCGCCTGTCATTTGAACAATTACAAAAACTGGTTTCCGACGAGTGGCAACGCAATAACACCGACCTACTGAGCGAAGGTGAAGACGACACTGGCCGCACCACGGCAGAAGTGATTCAGGATAGCCTCAACGATGCCGCGCGTTGCCAACAGTTGGCACACCAGTTTGGTATTGCGCATTTACTGGAGCGTCGCTTCAAGTACCTCTCTACGGGGGAAACACGCAAAGCGATGCTGTGTCAGGCGCTGATGCCCCAGCCCGACCTGCTGATTCTCGACGAGCCTTTCGATGGGTTGGACGTTGCCTCCCGCCAGCAGCTTGCCGATGAACTGAGGAAACTGGCAGACACCGGTTATACGCTGGTGCTTATTCTGAACCGCTTTGACGACATCCCTGACTTTATCAACCATGTCGGTGTACTGGCAGACTGTACGCTGACCCGCATCGGCGAGCGTGAAACGATCCTCTCTGAAGCGCTGGTGGCCCAGCTCGCGTTTAGCGAAAAACTGTCGGGGAGTTCGTTGCCAGAACCGGAAGATCCGCAGCGCTACATGACGCTGCCAGCTAACGAGGCGCGCATTAGGCTGCGTAACGGCGTGGTGCAGTACAACGATCGCCCTATTCTGCACGAGCTGACGTGGGAAGTGTTGCCCGGTCAGCATTGGCAGATCGTCGGGCCAAATGGCGCGGGCAAATCGACACTGCTCAGCCTGATTACCGGCGATCATCCGCAAGGCTACAGTAACGATCTCACGTTGTTTGGTCGTAAGCGCGGCAGCGGTGAAACCATTTGGGACATCAAGCGCCACATCGGTTACGTCAGCAGCAGCTTCCATCTGGATTACCGCGTTAGCACCAGCGTGCGCAACGTTATCCTGTCAGGCTTTTTTGACTCTATCGGGATCTATCAGGCCGTTTCCGACCGTCATCGCCACCTGACAGAACAGTGGCTCACTCTGCTCGGGCTCAATGGCGCTATCGCCGATACGCCATTTCAGTCGCTCTCCTGGGGCCAACAGCGTCTGACGCTGATTGCCCGCGCGTTAGTCAAACACCCCGCCCTGCTCATTCTTGATGAACCGCTACAGGGGCTTGATCCGCTCAATCGCCAACTGGTGCGCCGCTGGCTGGATATCTTAATTGGCGAGGGCGAAACGCAACTACTGTTTGTCTCTCACCACGCGGAGGATGCGCCCGAGTGCATTACGCATCGACTCACTTTCGTCCCCCACAACGACATCTATCGCTACCAGATTGAGGTGTTATGTAAATAA
- the modE gene encoding molybdenum-dependent transcriptional regulator, with translation MQAEILLTLKLQQRLFADPRRIELLKQIRHTGSISQGAKLAGISYKSAWDAINEMNQLAEQIIVERMTGGKGGGGAQLTRYGERLLQLYDLLAQIQQKAFDVLQEDGLPLDSLLAAIARFSLQTSARNQFFGTVLARGEEQVQQHLDILLADGKTTISALITQQSAERLQLQKGKEVLALIKAPWIDVYAATSAAPAADNVLPGQIQAIQHGVENSEILITLTGGETLCAMVPNALLEQQKLQQGMDVKACFNADRVIIATLC, from the coding sequence ATGCAGGCTGAAATTCTCCTCACCCTGAAACTCCAACAGCGTTTATTCGCCGACCCGCGGCGTATTGAATTGCTCAAGCAAATTCGTCATACCGGTTCAATCAGCCAGGGGGCCAAACTGGCGGGGATTAGCTATAAAAGCGCCTGGGATGCCATCAATGAGATGAACCAGCTAGCCGAACAGATCATCGTCGAGCGCATGACCGGCGGAAAAGGCGGCGGCGGTGCTCAGCTCACCCGCTACGGCGAACGTCTTCTCCAACTGTACGATTTACTCGCACAGATTCAGCAAAAAGCCTTTGATGTCTTACAGGAAGACGGTCTGCCGTTAGATAGCCTGCTGGCAGCCATCGCGCGTTTCTCGTTGCAAACCAGCGCACGTAATCAGTTTTTTGGAACCGTGCTCGCACGCGGCGAAGAACAGGTGCAACAACATCTGGATATTTTACTCGCCGATGGTAAAACAACGATCAGCGCCCTGATTACGCAACAAAGCGCCGAGCGCCTGCAATTACAGAAAGGAAAAGAGGTGCTGGCACTGATTAAAGCGCCGTGGATCGACGTGTACGCCGCTACATCCGCCGCGCCTGCCGCTGATAACGTCTTGCCTGGGCAAATTCAGGCAATCCAGCACGGTGTAGAAAACAGCGAAATTCTGATTACGCTAACCGGGGGGGAAACCCTGTGTGCCATGGTGCCGAATGCCTTGCTTGAGCAGCAAAAGCTGCAACAGGGAATGGACGTGAAGGCCTGCTTCAATGCCGACCGGGTCATCATCGCCACGCTTTGTTAA
- a CDS encoding AcrZ family multidrug efflux pump-associated protein, with translation MLELLKSLLFAVAMVPVMMVVIMGAIYCLGEVFNVLSRIGHSDGQRAKNQH, from the coding sequence ATGTTGGAGTTGTTGAAGAGCCTGCTGTTTGCAGTTGCCATGGTTCCTGTGATGATGGTGGTTATCATGGGGGCGATTTATTGCCTGGGTGAAGTGTTTAACGTGTTGTCTCGCATTGGTCATTCTGACGGTCAGCGCGCTAAGAATCAGCACTGA
- the modA gene encoding molybdate ABC transporter substrate-binding protein has protein sequence MKQQWLKWFAALTLSAGMALPAVAEDKVTVFAAASLTNALQEIATQYQKDKNVAVVASYASSSTLARQIEQGAPADLFISADQQWMDYAQDKNLMDTATRHTLLGNELVVIAPKASAQKEIKIDDKTDWKSLLKDGRLAVGDPDHVPAGIYAKEALQNLKAWDELSPLMARANNVRAAMALVEREEAPLGIVYGSDAVASDKVKVIGTFPATSHKPVEYPMAIVKEHKNTAVTGFYDYLKTPEAAAVFKRYGFAPR, from the coding sequence ATGAAGCAGCAATGGTTAAAATGGTTTGCCGCACTAACCCTCAGTGCAGGAATGGCATTGCCCGCTGTAGCAGAAGATAAAGTCACGGTGTTCGCCGCGGCATCACTGACCAATGCGTTGCAGGAAATCGCTACGCAATATCAGAAAGATAAAAACGTTGCTGTCGTCGCGTCTTATGCATCCTCCTCAACGCTGGCTCGCCAGATTGAACAAGGTGCGCCTGCCGATCTGTTCATCTCCGCTGACCAACAGTGGATGGACTACGCGCAGGATAAAAATCTGATGGATACTGCGACGCGTCACACGCTGCTGGGCAATGAGCTGGTGGTGATTGCACCGAAGGCGAGTGCGCAGAAAGAAATTAAAATTGACGATAAAACTGACTGGAAAAGCCTGCTGAAAGACGGACGTCTGGCCGTTGGTGACCCAGATCATGTGCCTGCTGGGATCTATGCCAAGGAAGCGTTGCAGAACCTGAAAGCCTGGGATGAACTTTCCCCGCTGATGGCGCGCGCCAACAACGTCCGTGCAGCAATGGCGCTGGTGGAACGTGAAGAAGCCCCGCTGGGCATCGTCTACGGTTCTGATGCGGTTGCCAGCGACAAAGTTAAGGTTATCGGTACATTCCCAGCGACGAGCCACAAGCCTGTCGAATATCCGATGGCGATAGTAAAAGAGCATAAAAACACTGCGGTTACCGGTTTTTATGACTATCTGAAAACGCCGGAAGCCGCAGCGGTATTTAAACGTTATGGCTTCGCGCCGCGTTAA
- the modB gene encoding molybdate ABC transporter permease subunit, translating into MMLSDYEWQAVELSLKVSVVAVACSLPFGVLMAWILVRCRFPGKSLLDSIIHLPLVLPPVVIGYLLLVAMGRRGIIGSWLYDWFGFSFSFSWRGAALASAIVAFPLMVRAIRLSLDAVDTHLEQAARTLGASPWRVFFTITLPLSFPGIVVGTVLAFARSLGEFGATITFVSNIPGETRTIPLAMYTLIETPGAEADAARLCIIAIVLSLAALLASEWLTNWSRKRLGG; encoded by the coding sequence ATCATGCTGAGTGATTACGAATGGCAGGCGGTTGAGCTGAGCCTCAAAGTTTCTGTTGTGGCTGTGGCATGCAGCTTGCCGTTTGGGGTACTGATGGCGTGGATTTTGGTGCGCTGTCGGTTCCCCGGCAAATCACTGCTGGATAGCATTATCCATTTACCACTGGTGTTGCCGCCAGTGGTCATTGGTTATCTGCTGCTCGTGGCGATGGGAAGGCGCGGCATAATCGGCTCCTGGCTCTATGACTGGTTCGGCTTCAGCTTCAGTTTTAGCTGGCGCGGCGCCGCATTAGCGTCGGCGATTGTTGCGTTTCCGCTGATGGTTCGGGCAATCCGTCTTTCGCTTGATGCTGTCGATACGCATCTGGAACAGGCCGCCCGGACATTAGGTGCCTCGCCCTGGCGCGTGTTTTTTACCATCACGCTACCTCTCTCTTTTCCTGGGATTGTTGTTGGAACCGTATTGGCGTTTGCCCGTTCGCTTGGCGAATTTGGCGCGACCATTACGTTTGTTTCTAATATTCCTGGCGAAACCCGCACCATTCCACTGGCGATGTATACCCTGATTGAAACGCCCGGCGCAGAGGCTGATGCGGCAAGGCTGTGTATTATTGCCATCGTCTTGTCGCTGGCTGCGCTGTTAGCATCGGAATGGCTAACAAACTGGAGCCGTAAGCGGTTGGGGGGATAA
- the modC gene encoding molybdenum ABC transporter ATP-binding protein ModC, with protein MLQLDFHQQLGSLELRVQSELPAKGITAIFGVSGAGKTSLINAVVGLTRPDGGRIVLNNHVLVDTQQRIFLPPEKRRIGYVFQDARLFPHYRVRGNLRYGMAETMASQFDDIVSLLGIEPLLNRYPRTLSGGEKQRVAIGRALLTAPELLLMDEPLASLDLPRKRELLPYLERLAKEVNIPILYVSHSLEEIVRLADRVVVLDKGKVKAQGLLEEVWASSTLRPWLPKEEQSTILSARVLAQHEHYAMTALALGDQQVWVGKVELPQDATLRIRVNAADVSLVLQPPEKSSIRNVLCASVVECIDVDGQVEVKLAVGQQTLWSRITPWARDDLILHPGQTIYAQIKSVSITA; from the coding sequence ATGCTGCAACTCGATTTTCATCAACAGCTAGGTAGCCTCGAACTTCGCGTTCAGTCTGAACTGCCTGCGAAGGGGATTACCGCTATTTTCGGCGTATCTGGGGCAGGGAAAACCTCTCTGATCAACGCTGTTGTTGGCCTGACCCGGCCAGATGGCGGGCGGATTGTGCTCAATAATCATGTGCTGGTGGATACGCAGCAGCGTATTTTTCTTCCGCCAGAAAAGCGGCGAATCGGCTATGTGTTTCAGGATGCTCGCCTGTTTCCGCACTATCGCGTGCGCGGCAATCTACGCTACGGTATGGCTGAAACAATGGCATCGCAGTTCGATGATATCGTCAGCTTACTGGGTATCGAGCCGCTGCTGAATCGCTATCCACGGACGCTGTCCGGTGGAGAGAAACAGCGTGTCGCGATTGGTCGGGCATTGCTGACCGCACCGGAATTGCTGCTCATGGATGAACCGCTGGCGTCGCTGGATTTACCCAGAAAGCGCGAGCTGTTGCCATATTTGGAACGTCTGGCGAAAGAGGTCAATATTCCTATCCTGTATGTCAGCCACAGTCTGGAAGAGATTGTTCGGTTAGCCGATCGTGTCGTGGTGCTCGATAAAGGCAAAGTGAAAGCGCAGGGGCTATTGGAAGAGGTGTGGGCTAGCAGCACGCTACGTCCGTGGTTACCAAAAGAAGAACAGAGCACGATTCTGAGCGCGCGCGTGTTGGCTCAGCATGAGCATTACGCGATGACGGCGCTGGCATTAGGTGACCAGCAGGTGTGGGTTGGAAAAGTCGAACTTCCTCAAGATGCCACATTGCGCATTCGCGTGAATGCCGCCGATGTTTCTCTGGTGTTACAGCCGCCGGAAAAAAGCAGTATCCGTAATGTGCTCTGTGCCAGCGTGGTGGAGTGCATTGATGTCGATGGACAGGTTGAAGTGAAACTGGCGGTTGGTCAGCAGACGTTATGGTCCCGGATTACTCCGTGGGCACGTGACGATCTTATACTTCATCCTGGGCAAACGATCTACGCGCAGATCAAGAGCGTGTCGATCACGGCGTAA
- a CDS encoding sugar phosphate isomerase/epimerase family protein codes for MPCMTLLRRAFAIPLLLIVSSGLALAERPAENQKIALQMYTLRSLNTLDEQFSMARDAGFKAVELVGTHDISASEMKGLLGKYQLKAIAAHVQFGELKSNMAEVVAFNKAIGNSMIIVPWLNVEDRPDSAEGWKRFGLEMNDLGRELNKQGMKLAYHNHNFEMKKYRGKTALEIMMDAAEPENLMLEMDVAWVSRGGQDPVRLLRQYKGRIYSIHAKDNTSIGIRDDEMNFAPPGEGILAWEEILPAASKAGAQWFVAEHDLPKDPQAIVSAAYQSLYEKLSKVKSK; via the coding sequence ATGCCTTGTATGACGTTATTGCGCCGTGCGTTCGCTATACCGCTATTGTTGATAGTTTCATCGGGTTTGGCGCTTGCCGAACGTCCAGCAGAAAACCAGAAAATAGCCTTGCAGATGTATACGCTGCGCAGCTTGAATACGCTTGATGAGCAATTTTCCATGGCGCGAGACGCTGGATTTAAGGCGGTTGAGCTGGTGGGGACGCATGACATTAGTGCGTCAGAAATGAAGGGGTTATTAGGAAAGTATCAGTTGAAAGCCATTGCTGCGCATGTCCAGTTTGGCGAACTGAAAAGCAATATGGCTGAGGTTGTAGCCTTTAACAAAGCTATCGGTAACAGCATGATTATCGTGCCGTGGCTCAATGTTGAAGACCGCCCGGATAGCGCAGAGGGCTGGAAGCGCTTTGGCCTGGAAATGAACGATCTTGGCCGTGAATTGAATAAGCAGGGCATGAAGCTGGCTTATCACAACCATAATTTCGAGATGAAGAAGTATCGCGGTAAAACGGCGCTGGAAATCATGATGGATGCTGCAGAGCCAGAGAACCTGATGCTGGAAATGGATGTAGCCTGGGTATCTCGCGGAGGACAGGATCCTGTGCGTCTCCTGCGCCAGTACAAAGGGCGTATTTACTCAATTCATGCGAAAGACAATACATCCATCGGCATCCGCGATGATGAAATGAACTTTGCCCCACCGGGTGAGGGTATTTTGGCGTGGGAAGAGATTCTCCCTGCGGCGTCCAAAGCGGGTGCCCAGTGGTTTGTTGCTGAACATGACTTGCCGAAAGATCCACAGGCCATTGTTTCCGCAGCTTACCAATCGCTGTATGAAAAACTGAGTAAGGTAAAAAGTAAGTAA
- a CDS encoding LacI family DNA-binding transcriptional regulator, producing the protein MSIQKIARIAGVSVATVSRVLNNIDTVKPQNRERVLNAIKSSNYQPNLLARQLRTARSQMLLVMVSNIANPFCADVVKGIEAEAEENGYRILLCNSGADIVRAHSSLQLLSGKMVDGVITMDAISTLSALQDMIGAAPWVQCAEHDDTSAISSVGIDNAEASRFVINHFIGKGRRRIAMINHDMNYLYAQQREKGYRDVIAENGFDYGKVEYASTLSYTGGKAAMNALLNDHQERPDAVFVVSDTLAAGALSAICEAGLSAPQDIAVIGFDGSELGYITSPQLSTIQQPSAHIGREAVKLLLQQIDQPDSETEKRLLEWTFVERASS; encoded by the coding sequence ATGTCGATTCAAAAAATAGCACGGATAGCTGGAGTCTCGGTCGCCACCGTTTCACGAGTGTTGAACAACATTGATACCGTGAAGCCGCAAAACCGGGAACGAGTTCTCAATGCGATAAAAAGCAGTAATTATCAGCCAAATTTGCTGGCACGACAGCTACGCACTGCACGCAGCCAGATGTTATTAGTCATGGTTTCCAACATTGCCAACCCCTTCTGCGCCGATGTCGTGAAAGGCATTGAGGCAGAAGCGGAAGAAAATGGCTACCGTATTCTGCTATGCAATTCAGGCGCCGATATTGTTCGCGCCCACTCCAGCCTGCAACTGCTGTCCGGTAAAATGGTCGATGGCGTGATCACCATGGATGCCATTTCAACGCTTTCTGCGCTTCAGGACATGATTGGTGCAGCACCTTGGGTACAGTGCGCCGAGCATGACGATACATCTGCCATTTCATCCGTTGGAATTGATAACGCAGAGGCATCCCGCTTTGTGATTAATCACTTTATTGGCAAAGGTCGTCGCCGTATCGCCATGATTAACCACGACATGAATTACCTCTACGCCCAGCAGCGAGAGAAAGGCTATCGCGACGTTATCGCGGAGAATGGGTTTGATTACGGCAAAGTCGAGTACGCCAGCACGCTGAGCTACACAGGCGGAAAAGCCGCAATGAACGCGCTGCTTAACGATCATCAAGAGCGGCCAGATGCCGTCTTTGTAGTGTCCGATACGTTAGCTGCGGGCGCACTGTCTGCAATCTGTGAGGCGGGGCTGAGTGCGCCGCAGGATATTGCAGTGATCGGTTTCGATGGCTCGGAGCTGGGTTACATCACCTCGCCCCAGCTCAGCACGATTCAACAGCCATCCGCACATATTGGCAGAGAGGCCGTGAAGTTGTTATTACAACAAATCGACCAGCCGGACAGCGAAACGGAAAAGCGCTTACTGGAATGGACGTTTGTCGAACGGGCATCCAGCTAA
- a CDS encoding Gfo/Idh/MocA family protein → MIRVGIIGSGFIGPAHIEAIRRLGFVEVVALAENSLDLAQQKARQLNIPHAYGSVADLLAHPGIDAIHNCTPNHLHAAINKQIIQAGKHVFSEKPLCMTSEEARELVALAEEKGVVHGVSFVYRQFGMVQQAASMIKHQEIGRVFAVHGGYLQDWMLRDTDYNWRVEPEYGGVSRAVADIGSHWCDTVQFISGRKIVEVFADLAIVHPIRKSNRNGTATFSSSDAPPEYDDKPVKTEDYATVLLRFEDGSRGSFTVSQVSAGRKNHLTFEVNGSEQSLAWDQETPQQLWIGHRDKPNQVLSDDPGLLNPEAAAAVHFPGGHIEGWPDAFKNMMANFYTYLRDGKQPGVDPFTFATFYDGANVMFIIDAIVQSHQQQTWVKVAN, encoded by the coding sequence ATGATTCGCGTTGGCATTATTGGTTCCGGTTTTATTGGCCCAGCACATATTGAAGCGATTCGTCGCCTTGGTTTCGTCGAGGTGGTGGCGCTGGCGGAAAACTCGCTCGATCTGGCGCAGCAAAAAGCGCGTCAGCTCAACATTCCCCATGCCTACGGCAGCGTCGCTGATTTATTGGCTCATCCCGGTATTGATGCGATCCATAACTGCACGCCGAACCATCTCCATGCTGCGATCAATAAGCAGATTATTCAGGCAGGCAAGCACGTCTTTTCAGAAAAGCCACTGTGTATGACCAGCGAAGAAGCGCGTGAACTGGTGGCGCTGGCGGAAGAAAAAGGCGTTGTTCACGGGGTCAGCTTTGTCTATCGCCAGTTTGGCATGGTGCAGCAGGCTGCCAGCATGATTAAGCACCAGGAGATCGGCCGCGTCTTTGCCGTACACGGTGGCTATCTGCAAGACTGGATGCTGCGCGACACCGACTATAACTGGCGTGTTGAACCGGAGTACGGCGGCGTTTCCCGTGCGGTGGCCGACATCGGCTCGCACTGGTGCGACACGGTGCAGTTTATCTCCGGTCGGAAAATTGTCGAAGTCTTCGCCGATTTAGCTATCGTCCATCCGATCCGAAAATCCAATCGGAACGGCACAGCCACATTCTCATCATCCGACGCGCCGCCAGAGTACGACGACAAACCGGTCAAAACTGAAGACTACGCGACCGTTTTACTGCGCTTTGAGGATGGCAGTCGCGGATCCTTTACCGTTTCTCAGGTCAGCGCCGGCCGGAAAAATCACCTGACGTTTGAAGTGAATGGCAGTGAACAATCGCTGGCGTGGGATCAGGAAACCCCGCAGCAGCTGTGGATCGGCCATCGCGATAAACCGAATCAGGTGTTGTCAGACGATCCTGGACTGCTGAACCCAGAAGCCGCCGCCGCGGTCCACTTCCCCGGTGGGCATATCGAAGGCTGGCCAGATGCGTTCAAGAACATGATGGCGAACTTTTATACCTATCTGCGCGACGGCAAACAGCCGGGCGTCGATCCGTTCACCTTCGCCACCTTCTACGACGGTGCGAACGTCATGTTCATTATTGACGCCATCGTGCAAAGCCATCAGCAGCAAACGTGGGTGAAGGTCGCCAATTAA